The sequence below is a genomic window from Lepus europaeus isolate LE1 chromosome 20, mLepTim1.pri, whole genome shotgun sequence.
CACAGTTCCATCTGGGGGTGGTCGGCAGGTCAGGAGGGTTCTGAGCAGACCCTCAGCCCCAGCCTCGTGGAAACACGATGCTCAGTGAGAGGACACGAAACCACTCCATGTGTCCACCACTGGCCAGTAAGCGTTTCTCCCACACAAGCGGAAACATCTCAACCGGCACCCCTGTGAGCGTTCCTGACCAGCTTGGCTTCCCCGCAGACCCGTGAGCCAGCTCTCAGGTCACCTGGACAAAGGCCTCGAACAGGGGCAGGTTGAGCCACTTGAGGAAGGCGAAGGACTTGGCGCAGCGGGCCACTTCGGCGGGGGTCAGGCTGGGCAGGAGCGGCAGCAGGTCAGCAGCCAGGCGCTGGGCCACCTGGGTCTGGTGGAAGCTCAGCTTGCCTTCGGGACAGAGCAGAGCACGGGCTTAGACCCCGTGCCCTCAGCTCCAGGGCTCAGTGTCTGCGACCAAACTTATCCCTGAGCCCGAGTGCGGGGCAGGGCCCATGAGCCGCACCGTTTCTGTGGCAGCCTTCTGGGCCGGCGCCCGCCACGGCAGGCAGGTGCCGAATTTGACACGGCTGCAGGTGCATGCCAGCCAGCGCCTCACCGTAGGCGTAGGTCAGGTCCAGGAGCACACTCTTCGTCAGTGGGAAGGGCTTCTGCACCAGGTGGTAGGAGATGGCCCGCAGCAGGGGCACCGACCGCCGGCCCTGTGCCGCCAGCGTCACCAGCACCTTCCTCATCTCTTCGGGACCAAACTGCTCCACCAGCTCCAGGCACTGTCAACCACAGCCGTGCAGGGGTCAGCTCGGCGGCCAGAGGCAGCGGGgacgagctgggggcaggggtcccaTCCAGTGCAGCCCTGTGAGACAGCAACTGGGCCTGAGCCGACCCAGCACGGGCTCAGCTGTGCAGGGCCAGCCTCCTGCCCGCCCTGGGCCCAGAACCCCTGTCTGCAGCCAAACTTATCCCCAGGCCCCAGAGTGGGGGACCTGGGGCCCATGAACTGCAGAGCTTGCTGTGGCAGCCACCTGGCCAGCCCACACCACCACAGGCCGGGGCTGAATTTGACTTGACTGCAGGGGCCACACAGCACCTGTGGGGGAGTGGCTGCAGACGCTGGGCCGCCCAGGGCTGGCCTGTGCCCGGCCAGTGCCTCTGGGCCACTTCTGGGACGTCTGCTTTGTTGCCTCtcgagatcacacacacacacacggaactCTGGGACACCGTGCTGGATTAACAGTTACAGAGTGACCACCCGCACACACGGAACTCTGGGACACCGTGCTGGATTAACACGCTAGAGTGACCATCTGCTGATGCCTGCAGCTCTCTCTGCTCTCAGGACTGTCACCCAGGGAACAGCTGCAAAGCCCCCAGGGCACAGGCTGGGTGCCAGGCGTGTCAGCCCCGTACCTTGTCTTCCAGGCGGTTCATCAGCGACTCCGAGAGGTGCCCTGCCTTCATCATTATGGTCACTACCATGCGGCCGTCCTCAATCTCCGTCCAGCGCCTCTCCAGGTGCACGAGCAGCTCggccagcagctcctgggagTGCTGCTCCTGCATGGAGGCCGCGCAGGCCTCGGCCAGGAAGGCCAGGTGCTTGTACTTGAGCCTCCGCATGCGCCAGCGCACTTCCTGCTCCACCGACCGCAGCTCCTTGGAAGCCTCAGGCAGCTCCAGCACGTACAGGCTCCGCAGCAGCCGCACGAGGGTCCCGTGCCACACGGAGCTGATCTGCACGGGACAGGGACAAAGGCCCATCACAAGCGGCTCCCCTGGCCCTGCACCAGGGCTGGCGGCGTCTCTGGGATTCCCCACCATTCCTCAGGACAGCTCACTCCCGCCCTGCTCTGCCAGGCCTGGTGCCCAGCAGAGGCGCTGAGGGCTCAGGTGTCGGGCCTGCACCCTCCCTGCGTGCAGGAAAGCCCCGGCCTAGCCCGAGGCTGAGGCTCCCTGGGCAGAGAAGCCAGCAGCACCTCCGAGCAGGGTCTCTCCAGGGCCGCTCCCTCCTTGCCTGGCTGTGCAATGCCAGCTGACCAGGCGGCATCCAGTACCAGGAAGCAAAGGCGGGGTTGCGCTCCCAGTGTCAGAGCTTTCAGAGCAGCGCTGGGTCTGGAACCTGTACGCAAACCCAGCCACACCCCCGGTGCCCACTTGGCTACTGAAGAGGCCGAGGCTGCTATGCAGGGTGCGTgtctgggccccacccccaccctcctgggagacagaTGTGCCTGGCGTCCCAGAGCGGGTCCCTAGCCCCCCGCTTGTCACCTGTGAAAGAGGACAAGCCAGCGTCACCCTAGTCTCACAGCAGGAAACAGGAGTCGCACGCACTCTGCTCCCACTGTTCCCTCCTCCCCATTCCGGCATTACAATGTTCAGCTTCAACCACACCAGTGCCAACCACAACTACAGCCCGAGAGTGGACCTTGGGCTTCACCTCCTGCAGGTCCAGCAGTGTGCACCCTGCTCGCCTGCCTGTCAGCAAGGCCAGTGAGGGCCTCATGGGGACGAGCCGAGAAGTACCCAACCAGTGTGCTCCCTGCTCGCCTGCCTGTCAGCGAGGCCAGTGAGGGCCTCGTGGGGACGAGCCGAGAAGTACCCAACCAGTGTGCTCCCTGCTCGCCTGCCTGTCAGCGAGGCCAGTGAGGGCCTCGTGGGGACGAGCCGAGAAGCGCCCACCTGACTGCTGAccagctggagcagctgctggaAGCGGGCGTCCTGTCTCAGCGAGGCCTTGTCCTCCGGCTTCTCGGCCAGCAGGCGGGTGAGTCGGATGAGCACGATGGCCGCGTGGTTGTGGTGCAGGCTGTGACCGCCACCCAGCAGCTCCAGAAGCTGTCCTGGCCTGGTGGCCTTCTCAATGAGCTGGTCCACCTCCGGGTGCTCAGGGTAGGGGGTGAACACCTGCTCCTTCTCCACCAGCTCCGTCAAGGAACCTGGGGAGTGGGAGCTGAACCAGGCGGCCGGGGAGGTCAGGGCCTTCTGGGCCACCCCGGCAAGCCGAAGCCGGCCCACTGGGGCCACGGCAGGGGCGAAGCGGGCAGCCTCTCTCAGGAGGCACGTACACCGCTTCACCAGGCGGGCAGCCATGGTGGCCTGGCTGGCCCGGAGGGAAGATTTCTACCAAAGCGATTCCAGCGCCCTGGAGGGAGAAAGCAGAAAGGGTCATGTTGAGTCACAACAATCGAAATGGAGCCACAGCCATCCTCTGTGTAGTCAGctttacccccccccccttttatagATACCATCCATGCGTATGTGACGGTATCTTTTGAAGCAAAAATCTAGAGCGTTTCAGTTTCGGTATGGGGCGCACAGACCCAAGGGCAGAGCACCACAGCGTGGGCTGGAGGGCTTCAGTCCACCGAGGAGTGGACCAACCACTCAGACTCCCAGGTCTGCCCGAGACCTGCATGGGGGGGGGTCTGCTGAGACGCCCGAGAAGCACTGACGGATCTCATGGTAACCAGGACTGGCTCCCAGACAAGAGGACACAGCGGCAGTCAGAACCCCGGAGAGCCAGGACACACAGCGCTCCTGAAGCTTCCATGTGTAGACCTTAACAACACAAACACGGGAGTGAACCGCCCAAACCAAGGTGGGTCACAtctttcctttgttgtttttaaagagttacagagaggcagagagagagagagacgccttccatctcctggctgcaacggccacagctgggcccatctgaagtcaggagcctggagcttcttcctggtctcctatgtgggtgcaggggcccaaggccctgggccatcttctgctgctttcctaggctcattNNNNNNNNNNNNNNNNNNNNNNNNNNNNNNNNNNNNNNNNNNNNNNNNNNNNNNNNNNNNNNNNNNNNNNNNNNNNNNNNNNNNNNNNNNNNNNNNNNNNNNNNNNNNNNNNNNNNNNNNNNNNNNNNNNNNNNNNNNNNNNNNNNNNNNNNNNNNNNNNNNNNNNNNNNNNNNNNNNNNNNNNNNNNNNNNNNNNNNNNAcagcagctggatcagaggtggagcagacgGGACGCAGACCAgagccgatatgggatgccggtgctgtggtgtagcaggtacagccCCGAGATCACATCTCTTAATCTACTCACCTCCGGCTCTAACATTAGTGAGCACAGCGGCCCAACCAATCAGCTCCAGCACCTCGCCAGACCAGCAGACGCCACCTGCCCCCTTCCGATGGAGGGCCCTCTAACGCACCTggggagcccctgcacccatgtgggagacctgggtggcgttccaggctcctggcttccccctcacaGAGCCCCAACCactgcaatcatctggggagtgaaccaacagacggaagatcctctctgtaactcggcctttcaaagaaatactaatccttatttaataagaaaaaagcGCTCCCCAACGTGGCTCGGACTCATCTTCCCggtttcctctcttctccctccccagccGGATGAGGCCTCGCACCGTTGTAGGGAGTGACCCTGGCGCCCTGCAACATACACTTTCTCGCTCCCAGTCCTGCCCGAACGCCATCTTGCCACCTCGTCCGAGAACCTGTTACTTCTCCCCGTGACGCTGCCTTTAGCGAGTCTATCTGCCAGGCCTGCTCCCGGGAGGTTAAAACCTGACTCTACCTTTACAAAAAGGCAAAAAACGAGGCTCGGCGAGGAGCAAGATCTGCCCCAGAGCGAAGTCTACACTTCCTGTTTCACAGGTGCCCCCGGGAGCCGGCCCCGGGCAGATCGAGTTCAGAAGCCCGGCTCGGGTTTAGGCAAACACGAGCTCGCTCGGGACACGAGAGGTCAGCAGGGGCAGCGCCTtccaggccgggccaggcctcGTGGCCCAGCGCGGGAGCTG
It includes:
- the TBRG4 gene encoding FAST kinase domain-containing protein 4, whose amino-acid sequence is MAARLVKRCTCLLREAARFAPAVAPVGRLRLAGVAQKALTSPAAWFSSHSPGSLTELVEKEQVFTPYPEHPEVDQLIEKATRPGQLLELLGGGHSLHHNHAAIVLIRLTRLLAEKPEDKASLRQDARFQQLLQLVSSQISSVWHGTLVRLLRSLYVLELPEASKELRSVEQEVRWRMRRLKYKHLAFLAEACAASMQEQHSQELLAELLVHLERRWTEIEDGRMVVTIMMKAGHLSESLMNRLEDKCLELVEQFGPEEMRKVLVTLAAQGRRSVPLLRAISYHLVQKPFPLTKSVLLDLTYAYGKLSFHQTQVAQRLAADLLPLLPSLTPAEVARCAKSFAFLKWLNLPLFEAFVQHILNRAQDVTVPHLCSVLLAFAHLNFRPEREEEFFSLVHERLGPALASLEPALQVDLVWALCVLQQVREAQLQAVLHPGFHTSLLEARSPKDQSAFQKLLHVNATARLEHPEYSGPFLPALAVAPRPPAPDQKVTPLQKELQETLKGLLGGADRGSFEVATQYGWVLDAEVLLDADGQFLPLRDFVAPHLAQPARGQPLPLGAKRLAFLRWEFRSFSSRSKDLLGRFVLARRHLLAAGFLVVDVPYYEWLELKSEWQKGAYLKDKMRKAVAEELAK